A region of Deltaproteobacteria bacterium DNA encodes the following proteins:
- a CDS encoding sigma-70 family RNA polymerase sigma factor, giving the protein MESTASIKALTPMISESREHTDEELMARIKKEGDRSAFAELVTRHTEKYYRLAYRMLVSREEAEDLVQESFLMLWSKPNIWDSGRNAKFTTWFYRVVTNACLDRKKKTTTLPLDAGYDHPDRSAGTEELVEMKRRKDDIETYIAELPDSQQTALALCFYEGISNKEAAEIMGVSVKAVESLLMRAKASLRRKITGTTQREGLHDG; this is encoded by the coding sequence ATGGAGTCGACCGCAAGTATAAAAGCCCTGACCCCCATGATAAGCGAGAGCAGAGAACATACCGATGAAGAGCTTATGGCGCGCATAAAAAAGGAGGGTGACCGCAGTGCATTTGCGGAGCTTGTAACAAGGCATACTGAGAAATATTACAGGCTAGCATACCGGATGCTCGTGAGCAGGGAAGAAGCGGAGGACCTGGTGCAGGAAAGTTTCCTAATGCTGTGGAGCAAACCCAACATATGGGACAGCGGCAGGAACGCGAAGTTTACGACCTGGTTTTATAGAGTCGTAACGAACGCGTGCCTCGACAGGAAGAAAAAGACAACTACACTCCCGCTAGATGCGGGATACGACCATCCGGACCGGAGCGCCGGCACCGAGGAGTTGGTGGAAATGAAGAGAAGAAAAGACGATATAGAGACATACATAGCGGAGCTGCCCGATTCCCAACAGACGGCGCTCGCTCTGTGCTTTTACGAAGGTATCAGCAACAAAGAAGCGGCAGAGATCATGGGCGTAAGTGTAAAGGCAGTCGAATCGCTCCTCATGCGCGCAAAGGCTTCTTTGAGGAGAAAAATAACCGGCACCACACAGAGGGAGGGACTGCACGATGGATAG
- a CDS encoding periplasmic heavy metal sensor, with protein MSKALRIVLAFSILLNVLLIGIIIGSFSHRLTGPLTMHNQMNEMMGELPEDKRELVERTMKELHSETNETKKKIERKRDEVLEVLTAPEFDGGLFDQRVAELHELMGELVSEVASASKKIASELDQKQRIMIAEFIRRRPTHHFPPHRAWEKWEESGDEKAGEIRKRKENDNSGQ; from the coding sequence ATGAGTAAAGCGCTTAGAATCGTGCTTGCGTTTTCCATTCTGCTGAATGTTCTTTTGATCGGCATCATCATCGGGAGCTTTTCCCATAGACTCACCGGACCTCTCACCATGCATAATCAGATGAACGAAATGATGGGCGAACTACCCGAAGATAAACGTGAACTCGTCGAGAGAACGATGAAAGAACTCCACAGTGAAACCAATGAAACGAAGAAAAAAATCGAGCGGAAAAGGGACGAGGTATTAGAAGTCCTTACGGCACCTGAGTTCGACGGCGGACTTTTCGATCAAAGAGTGGCCGAGCTTCACGAGCTTATGGGAGAGCTTGTATCCGAGGTCGCAAGCGCGTCGAAGAAGATAGCGAGCGAGCTCGATCAGAAGCAACGGATAATGATTGCTGAGTTTATTAGAAGGAGACCCACTCATCATTTTCCACCTCACCGCGCGTGGGAGAAATGGGAGGAAAGCGGAGATGAGAAAGCGGGGGAAATACGGAAGCGGAAAGAAAATGACAACAGCGGACAATGA